The following proteins come from a genomic window of Dermacentor albipictus isolate Rhodes 1998 colony chromosome 8, USDA_Dalb.pri_finalv2, whole genome shotgun sequence:
- the LOC135896656 gene encoding uncharacterized protein — MCAPGSSTEPPFKPLDFFGSGGSAFSMIPLLKTVVLDAAWTNPSSSTSTLRSTTKEQALPVAPYGLGGCAQTQIAKRFTLVMQVGNAYSLFCKKSSIYFVLQLPSPHCCLLVTFECSHAIRALLMMSGDIVSNPGPDSNALLAELKNLSAGQSQLISQVQDLKVHLLPTDKAIADMGKRMIDLEGHYQNLVSLRSDFQTVKTCTVQVATGVHRLETRIDDAENQSRRNNLIFYGLPESTGSEAIAQAEQLIIKHCHDHFNICIEPKEIERAHRLGHRTGTNRHRPIIAKFTFHKTKEFILSNGRKFKGTSFSVGEDFTCSVQSARGHLITYAKSKSLPFSLRFKTLYMGHTRYVYNEQTQSVKEII, encoded by the coding sequence ATGTGCGCCCCTGGTTCCTCAACTGAACCACCCTTCAAGCCCCTGGATTTCTTCGGGAGCGGCGGATCTGCGTTTTCGATGATACCACTACTGAAGACGGTGGTGCTCGATGCAGCATGGACAAACCCGTCGTCATCGACATCAACCTTACGGTCAACTACAAAAGAGCAGGCACTACCGGTGGCGCCTTATGGGCTCGGCGGCTGTGCACAGACGCAGATCGCTAAACGGTTCACTCTCGTCATGCAGGTTGGTAATGCTTACAGTCTTTTTTGTAAGAAGTctagcatttatttcgtgcttcAGCTGCCGAGCCCGCACTGCTGCCTTCTTGTCACTTTTGAGTGCTCTCATGCAATTCGTGCCTTGTTGATGATGTCGGGCGATATTGTAAGCAACCCGGGGCCGGACTCCAACGCATTACTAGCTGAATTGAAGAACTTATCTGCTGGCCAGTCGCAATTAATCAGTCAGGTTCAAGACCTGAAAGTTCATTTATTGCCGACGGACAAAGCTATTGCGGATATGGGCAAACGCATGATTGATCTAGAGGGGCATTATCAAAATCTTGTCTCCCTGCGCTCTGACTTTCAAACCGTGAAAACGTGTACCGTTCAAGTGGCCACCGGGGTACACAGGCTTGAAACGCGTATTGATGACGCCGAGAACCAGTCACGACGGAATAATCTTATTTTTTATGGCCTCCCTGAATCAACTGGATCAGAGGCGATTGCCCAGGCCGAGCAACTTATCATCAAGCACTGCCACGACCATTTTAATATTTGTATCGAGCCGAAAGAAATTGAGCGCGCACATCGTCTTGGTCATCGCACAGGTACTAACCGCCACCGTCCTATCATAGCAAAATTCACCTTCCATAAAACAAAAGAATTCATTCTTTCTAACGGCCGCAAGTTCAAAGGAACCAGCTTCAGCGTTGGAGAGGATTTCACTTGTTCCGTACAAAGCGCTCGCGGGCATCTCATTACTTACGCAAAAAGCAAATCATTACCTTTTTCTTTGCGATTCAAAACACTGTATATGGGCCATACGCGCTACGTCTACAACGAGCAAACGCAGTCTGTCAAAGAAATAATATAG